Genomic segment of Coffea arabica cultivar ET-39 chromosome 1e, Coffea Arabica ET-39 HiFi, whole genome shotgun sequence:
AAAAGTCTAATAATTTCAACAACATGGTCAAATGTTCAGGGGACCATCCGCACCTGTTTATTACAACCATGACTAGCCCTTACAACTTCTATAACTACAATGTAAGGAAAACAACAAACTAAGATAATATTCTGGCGATTAAAAATCCACCTTATAGAGCAGATAGACCTATTATCTGATGAACCCTCCGATCACCGGAACGAGCTTTGCTTTGATTGATTGCCAAGACTGACTACTTGATACTCATTTCAGCTAATCTTTTCTTAATGGTACCATATTGGGAGGTCCTGCTTTGATGCATTATCCCTCGAAATCCCAGGCAAGCCTTCAGTAAAGTCAACAGAAGGTAGATTGAATGGTGACCCGAACATGAACTGGAAATTCTCATTGGAGTTGTTGAATGGAGAACTTGTTATCTTGCACTGGTCAAACCGGTCACCATGCTGAAACATGGGGCGACTAGCTGGAATGTTAGTATCTTCAAAACGATCTCCCTGCTGAAAAATAGAACGGTTGCTGGATACATTAGTATCTTCAAAGATATTACCCTCCATCATTATCCCTTGGCCATGAAGGTAATTGTCAGATTGACATTGCATGCCAGGTTGCTGAACAGATTGCTCTTTAATCACAGCGGCATTCCCAGAATCTGCATTCTTGTTGCCTTGGATATTAGACTCATAAAATGACATGAGGTCATTGATCATCCTTTGCCCATCTTCTGGAACTCCAATCCCTGATAGATTGAAGGATGGTGGGTTTGCATTAACTGGCAGGGCAGCAGACTTTGGCTGGACAAATGACTGAGGAAAGACCATCGGCTTGACGTCATTAACGTTAAAATTCGAAACTCCAAATTGTGGAGAATTTCGAAAAGGACAAGATAGTTGATGATTATCTCTGGAAGATCTGTCCTGAAATCCGTGGCGAAGTTCGCTATGAGGACATTGAAGGAACTCACACGTGTAGATTTTGTGATCGATCATGACATCCAACTCATTAGCTGGCTTCCTCTTTCTGGCAAAGTCTAAATTGGTTACGACTTCATCCTTAATTGCATGAGATTGTTGCTGAACAGGAAGCCTATCTTTAAACCTGTCGGTTGCCATATTCAACAGATGAAGATTACTTGGCTTTTGCTCCTGTACGTCAAAGTTAGGCTCATCTTCGACACCTTCCACGTCATACTCACTGCTGTCATTCATTGCGAAAGATCCGCTGCCACCAGATGACGACAAAGGAGGGCACCGATCAGGGAATAGTTCTCGAGCCAAAGTCTCCTCTTGGTTGATGATGGCGAGCCACGTTGCACTCTCCTTGGCAGTCATCTTGTCCTGCAAGCACTTTGATTGCCTTACAAGCTTGCGAATCTTGGCAATATCAGGAGACATGTGCTTGATCACAGCCGTTAGAACACCCACCTTCCATGCCTTTTTCAGATCATGAGGCTTCTTGTAAGGTGGAGGGCCTTGATCCTTCTGCAAGCCCAATTGAGGCCACCACTCCTCATTCCCTGTGGGCCACCATGGTGGCGGAACACCCTTCTCTAATGGAAATCTCCTCTGAGGGGGATCACAGTGCTGCATCAGGGCTGACAACAATGATCCAAGGGTGGTATCTTGAAGCTCTTGCAGAGTATGTGGTGTAGGACCAACAGGATTACAGCCCTCATTCTTGCCAGGGATTGAATTATCTGCCTGGTATTTGGAGATGGCAGCAGGGCCGTTACGATCAAATCTGACCTTGTCCTTCCACCACTCCCTGAGATTGTCAGATGCACCACTTACTGGTTTCCCTTTTTCAGGAATAATCCCATAGACAAACCCTTGAGCCTTACACACTTCCATCATTTTCAGCATATACTTCAATATTCCATCTTGTGCCCTTGACATCTTCTTTCTCCTAGCCTGCTCTTGGGACTGCCTCTGTTTGGCCACATCAACACCATCCTTGCCTTTATTCATTTCCTTGAGCCTTTTCAGACGCATCTTATCCCTCCACATCCTCCTTTCCAGTTCATCAACATCAATTTCCTCATCAGTATAGTCATCATCAACAACTGGGTCTGATTCAGGTTCAGCCTGAGGAGTTACTGAATCTGCTTCCTTGAGTGGAGCAGAAAAGAACTCCAGATCACCGCAAAACCCGATATCGTCGAACATCATCATTGTTCAAGGTAGTAGACTCTCAAAATTGACACCAAACTTCAAAGGACTTGTTAAGGTTATCCAACTGATAAACCTCAGTCTTAAATCAACCAATTCTCCTGCAGAAAAGAGCAAGTATTACATATACTAACACTTTAATAAGATATCACATAGTCATACCAACCTGCAAAAATAGATCAAAAAGTGAAAACAAACCCTCAGCATGGATCCAGAGTTATACACTAAGAATGtttaatcaaaccaaaaaaTAAGTCACTGCTAATTTTATTCCACTCCAGAATCAAGTTCAAATGAAAAAGCCAACTACAAACATGTCAACATAAAAATATAACATGAATACCGACTGCAAGGAACATGTAAAAAGAAGCCTTCAGAAACTGGTTAAGATCATCTTTACATCTGTGACAGAAAACCAATCACCAAAAAACTCCCAGATCTGACACATGTCAACTTTATCCACCAAAATCCAATCGACTATTTCCATAGAACTAAAGAGAGAAAAGATTCCACATCAGGAAACCTGATTCACAAATTCACAGACTTCCCTAGATCTGATATACCCTTGATATTCACTAAAACCTCAACCAAATACCACAAAACTGCTCAGAAGAACACTGTTTCCATCAGAGACAAACACGAACAACAAAGCCAGACCAAATTCAAGCAAAACCCAGAAATCAAAAGGACCAAAAAAGCTCATATATGATCAAAAGCTAGAGGCTTGATGGCCAATACT
This window contains:
- the LOC140003977 gene encoding ETHYLENE INSENSITIVE 3-like 1 protein; protein product: MMMFDDIGFCGDLEFFSAPLKEADSVTPQAEPESDPVVDDDYTDEEIDVDELERRMWRDKMRLKRLKEMNKGKDGVDVAKQRQSQEQARRKKMSRAQDGILKYMLKMMEVCKAQGFVYGIIPEKGKPVSGASDNLREWWKDKVRFDRNGPAAISKYQADNSIPGKNEGCNPVGPTPHTLQELQDTTLGSLLSALMQHCDPPQRRFPLEKGVPPPWWPTGNEEWWPQLGLQKDQGPPPYKKPHDLKKAWKVGVLTAVIKHMSPDIAKIRKLVRQSKCLQDKMTAKESATWLAIINQEETLARELFPDRCPPLSSSGGSGSFAMNDSSEYDVEGVEDEPNFDVQEQKPSNLHLLNMATDRFKDRLPVQQQSHAIKDEVVTNLDFARKRKPANELDVMIDHKIYTCEFLQCPHSELRHGFQDRSSRDNHQLSCPFRNSPQFGVSNFNVNDVKPMVFPQSFVQPKSAALPVNANPPSFNLSGIGVPEDGQRMINDLMSFYESNIQGNKNADSGNAAVIKEQSVQQPGMQCQSDNYLHGQGIMMEGNIFEDTNVSSNRSIFQQGDRFEDTNIPASRPMFQHGDRFDQCKITSSPFNNSNENFQFMFGSPFNLPSVDFTEGLPGISRDNASKQDLPIWYH